Within Oreochromis niloticus isolate F11D_XX linkage group LG2, O_niloticus_UMD_NMBU, whole genome shotgun sequence, the genomic segment GCCTTTTAGTTTTAAGAGTTAAGCTGAACTGTAATCAAATAAACACTTAGGTCCAGCAGGTAAATGTGTCAGTAAGAGTTTTTCCTGGCACACCACAGATCTGCAGTAAGAGTTAAGGCAGAGAGTGTGTGTTGCCTTATTTAACCCAAGTTTGTGCATCAGCCAGGCAGTTTTGGCTGTcctagttttaaaaataaactaaaatactTAACTTTAAGTAAATAAGCTAGGGGAAAAGTGGTTAAACATATTATTAATCACAGTTCTGCTTATTTTCCTTTTGGCGGGCAGGAAAACCCCTGGATGGCATTTACAAGCAGTACTGAGGTTAATCACGTGACCTCATACACACTGTTGTCCACATATTGGAGGTGATACAGCTACTAGTTGTTAGGTGGTTGCCATTGGTTGATGACTGTCACTGAGTGAAAAAAGATggttttctactctacctgaggaCTGGgagcgctttatacaacatccCTCATTTACACAAACACGTTTTTGCATCAGGGATTCTCAAGGATGTTTgggatgcagactggagcagccagggatcaatcCACCACCCTTCTGattatccttgggcaagatactgaaccccctGAATTTTAGATAGAAGGCACCCAGGTAGAAAAAGAAGTGCTActtgtgaatgaggcatgttgtgtaCGTGCTTTTGAGTTCTCGAGTAAAGAAGCGATCAATAAGAACCAGTGCAAGCTAAATAAAAAGCACTGGAAACATCTTCAGTTTTACACTTTTGACAATTTTGTCAAGCTACAAGAAGCACAAGGAGGCTTTGGTGCAGATGTTTATTCATGCTTGTGTTGTCTGTGTCACGCCTCTGCAGCATATtgagtttgtattttaatactTTTTCTGATATTGTTATGTTAGGCGGAGACAGATACTTCCTCAATATTAATATAGGACATTAAACTAAAGCTAGCCCTGAGAATGTTTTCACACCTGCGCTTGGAGTGGGTCATTTGTACCGATGTGGACCCTGTAATCGAAAACAGTCACACCGAGACGCTCTGGAGGAGGTGGTCTTAGTCCGATTACAAATGAACTCCAGAGCATTTTGTTTATGATCTGATCTCGATCCGACACAACTAGCAGGTGTCTTATCGACTAGTCCAGAAAACCATCTTACTGTTTGCTCTTTTTGTTGCTCCTTCCCCAGACACATctggaaaacaaaattaaaaaatactgaaatataATAACTTTGGTACCAATGGCAcctttttgaactcttgtggaATAAATTAATAGATCTGAAGGGAATTTGGAGATAAATCTTTGTAAACATTTTTGTCCTGTTAGCACAGACGGGTGGTTCCCAGCAAGCTTAGGTACGAAACCCTTTGAAACAAAGTTGTAACTGCTCGGGCTTGTTACAGTCTGCagttgtctgttttgatttagaccctaaaataataataaaaacataaagataataaaaacaTTCAGCATCAAAGAcgacacaaaaaatattttgaaaatttATTAGAGATTATATCCACAGTAGCcataatttaattttgtttttctcatttaaagGTGAGTGATTAATCTCCAAATCACCAGTGTAATAAAAGCAAGTTTCACCACTCTGCAACCACCTTGAAATACCTTTGGAGAGTTATTTTAAAGcattatttaataattaaacttTAATTTCAGCGGCTATCTTGGATGTAACAATGCATTCACTGAATAAAAAGTcaaatctgttaaaaaacacaaaaaagtagCAAAGGTTGCTTCAAAATAAGGTTTAAATTGCTTTTTATCCTGAAGGTTTTCATTCTGTCAGCATCTTTTCTGTTGCTGGATTCTCCCATGAGGTTAAATTCATGATTCTCTCttcattgttgtgttgtgtgtggggtttttttttttgtgtgtgtgtgtgtttgtttgtttgtttgtttttatttaaccttcTTTTGGTTTTCAGAATTCAATTCGCCACAATTTGTCACTCCACAACAAGTTCCTGAGGGTACACAATGAATCGACTGGAAAGAGCTCTTGGTGGATGCTCAACCCTGAAGGAGGGAAGACCGGCAAGGCGCCGCGTCGCCGGGCTGCATCCATGGACAACAGCAGTAAGCTGCTGAAGAGCCGCATGAGGGCCAAGCAGACCAAGAAGCAGGCGGGAGCGGCCGGCCTGGGAGGCACCGGAGGTGTGCTGCAGGGAGACGGCGCCACGGGCTCGGCGGGCGCAGACAGCCCTAACTCGTCCCAGCAGTTCTCCAAATGGGGGGTGAACAGCAGCAGCCCCTCATCCCGCGGCAGCCTGGACGACACAGATATGTGGACCACCTTCCGCCCGCGCACAAGCTCTAACGCCAGCACCTTGAGTGGACGTCTGTCCCCCATTGCTCCGGGCCAGGAGGATGACGACAATCTGCCTGATGACGGCCTGCTGGGGCGGTTCTCTGCCAGCAGCTTGACCCCCACCCTCACCGAGACGCTCATGGAGGAGTTGGACCTGATTGATGGCCTCACTCTGATGACTGGACAACAGGGAGGGGCCAGTCCCAGCACAGCCCCACCAGCACCTCCCACTCCGCTGCCCTCTGCCTCCACCCTGCTGCCTCGAGGTTCCAGCTTCCCCTCCTTCCATCAGCTTTCGTCCAGCCTCCCACAGGCCCCCACCCACACCGGGGCCACAACCTCCGTGTCTCCCTGCGGGCCCAACAGCAAAGAGCAGACGACGTTCAGCAACTCCCTCTTCAACCCCATGCCCACCCCCAGCTCCCGTGGAAGCAGCCGTTACAGCGCCCACGTACCCTCCAGCCTGGAGGCACTGCTCACCTCTGACTCCCCTCCTCCCAGTGATGTCCTGATGGCCCAAGTGGATTCCATCATGCCAAATCCTGGAGGGGTGGGCATGATGGGTTTGGGCACGTCTGTTGCAGGAGTAAGGTTGGGTAAGGGGCTGGAGCCAAACACCGTGTCGCCCATCGGGCTGCAGGCTCAGATGCAGCCTCAGCAGCATCAccttcaccaccaccagcagccgcCACCACcggcgcagcagcagcagcaacaacaccAGCATCACTCTCAGATGGGGTTGGGGATGATCCTCTCAGGTATGTCTCAGGACCCGTCACAGCTCTCTGCCCTCAAAGCCCAGCACGCCACGGTTCCAGCCGTAGGCTCCCAACATGGGGGGCCCATCGCCACCCTGCCGGGGATCAGTCAGTTCGGAGCGCAGCCCTGCTTCCCCACCAGTCAGGACCGGCTCCCAACGGACTTGGACATTGACATGTTCACCGAAAACCTGGATTGCGATGTGGACTACATAATCAACAGTGACCTCATGGACGGAGACGGCCTCGATTTCAACTTCGACCCCATGCTGCCTGGAGGCCAAGGGTACCCGGGACCGACCACCACGCAGGGCTCCGCTCACAACTGGGTGCCCAGCTAATCGCTCAGCTGACCACACGGCGTTAGCCAGGTACACCAGCCACTGTCAGAGACACCAACTATTTACTAGTctacagaataaaaacaaaattgtcTTTAGGTGTCGAAAACTTATATATTTACTTCACGGTGATGCGaagtaaagaaaaataacaaatttagAGAATATTTAGCATTTTAATTTAGGATTTAGTGAGAATCAACTGTTCCTTAAAGAAATCTattgaaatattatattaaattaaaaaaaaggtaatatTTTCAGTATTCCGACTTTCTAATCTAAAGCGTTTGTatctttattctgtttttttaatgtcaccgTAAATTGAATGTTTTACATGTCCACCCCTTTTAGTCTTTTTCACAAAATATCTGCTCGTCACTCACAGCACTGAATGCAGATGTGGCTAACAGATGTTCTCAAACGGCCTTTTTAAGCGACAGCGAGGTGACTGATCCTCTCTATCGTCTTTGCAGGAAACTAATCTCCAATCAAGATAACCTCACGCAACCACCGGTGCATCCCTCCTCCCTGCTGGCCGAAGATACTTTTCTTCAAGACGCGCCGTTTCTCTCGGACTTTTACAAACCAAGACCTCACTCATGTCACGTGCCAAGACATGCGGAGGACGCGGAGGAGATTCAGGCTACTATGCACaactttctgtttattt encodes:
- the foxo4 gene encoding forkhead box protein O4 — encoded protein: MEESPVPPIDPDFEPQSRPRSCTWPLPRPDITAVKPEGADGAESAAGTPPADEDKPEPQQIASEPEKAAEAAAAVEGGIVAGVGGAGATPRKGSSRRNAWGNQSYADLISQAIENSPEKRLTLAQIYEWMVQTVPYFRDKGDSNSSAGWKNSIRHNLSLHNKFLRVHNESTGKSSWWMLNPEGGKTGKAPRRRAASMDNSSKLLKSRMRAKQTKKQAGAAGLGGTGGVLQGDGATGSAGADSPNSSQQFSKWGVNSSSPSSRGSLDDTDMWTTFRPRTSSNASTLSGRLSPIAPGQEDDDNLPDDGLLGRFSASSLTPTLTETLMEELDLIDGLTLMTGQQGGASPSTAPPAPPTPLPSASTLLPRGSSFPSFHQLSSSLPQAPTHTGATTSVSPCGPNSKEQTTFSNSLFNPMPTPSSRGSSRYSAHVPSSLEALLTSDSPPPSDVLMAQVDSIMPNPGGVGMMGLGTSVAGVRLGKGLEPNTVSPIGLQAQMQPQQHHLHHHQQPPPPAQQQQQQHQHHSQMGLGMILSGMSQDPSQLSALKAQHATVPAVGSQHGGPIATLPGISQFGAQPCFPTSQDRLPTDLDIDMFTENLDCDVDYIINSDLMDGDGLDFNFDPMLPGGQGYPGPTTTQGSAHNWVPS